The Novipirellula aureliae genomic sequence TCCACCAAAATCATGCTCTGTCCCTTGGTGTTATCCTCGGTGATGTCTGGCGTTCCACTAGATTCTCACGATGACTCAATTGGAACCGAGCATGATTGACGCAAACGTACGCAAGCGACGCCGGTTGCGATTCTCAATTCGCGCCCTACTTGTTCTGACCTTTGTATGTGCATTTCCGTTCTGGTGGATAGCATCACAATTGTCTGCACGTCGTTCCGAGGTAGCCACTGTTGCCCGCATTCAGGCGATCGTACCAGACGCATCGATTCAATACGAGAACATGGCGTCACCTTGGATGCTCAAACTAGGGTTCCGGCCTGACTTTACTCAACGCGTTTATGCGGTTGACGTAACTGGTCAAACCGCTGGAATGAACGCCAACAAATTTGCGTTTGAGTTCGACGATGACGACTTGACTGCGATCGCCGCGGACCTGCGGTCGCTTCGGGAACTTCAGGAGGTCTACTTGCAATTCTCGAAGGTTACGGACCAATCACTTGCCCCACTTGGCACGTTTGAATCGGTTCGATTTTTGAATCTACAACAGACAGCGATGTCCTCTGATGCCGTCAAGACATTTGCGTCAAAGCACCCCGGCGTGAAGGTTGCATTTTTCTACAAGGACTGACAAAGGGAATAACCAAACGGTGCACCGCAGATCCGGCCTTGCTAAACTAGGCCATAACAATATCAACCGCCGGATCGCGGTGACCGTCACCGTTCTGCCGTCGAAATCAGTGCGTTTGCCGTATTCCTCGCCAGCGATTAAGATGGAGACACTGATAAGGAGACTTCCATGGCTGATTCACCATTGCCCGTGCGTGACACATTGACTGAAATCGCTCGATTGCTTCCATCTGACGCTTCATTGGAAGACGTTCAGTATCACCTCTACGTGCGACAGCAAATTGAAGCTGGCCTAGCTGACGAGGGAGCAGGACGACTTATCGATACTGACGAAATGAGAAAGCGTCTTGTCGCGCATCGACGGGAGCGAGAAAATCGCGGCTAATGGACATTCGATGGACTGAAAGGGCCTCCGCCGATGCGCTGGGTATTTTCGATTACATCGCGGATCAATCTCTTTCTTACGCAGAGTCAGTATACGAACGCGTTCTCAATCGGCCCACGCAGTTGACGGTTCATCCACAGTCTGGATCTGTTGTACCCGAGTTCGGACGTGACGATATTCGTGAACTATATGTGTATTCGTTTCGACTGATCTATCGGATCGCGGAAGACGAGATTCGAGTATTGACTGTCATCCACGGAAGCAGGAAGTTGGGACCGGAGATGCTCGGAGAGGCAGAACAATGAAATGCACGCGAGGACGGGAGTCGCGGTTCTTGGCCTGCTTGCACGTTTTTCGCCCGTCCCGCGTGATTTCTACCGTTGAACTTAATCGAATCACTCTGGTTCAGATCGTTGTCTCTATTGCTGGGGTGACTGCCCGCATCCCTGCGGGAAGAGGGTTGGCGTCCATGCCAACCAAGAACGGGATCGATGAGCTTCGCTCGCTGTTTTTTTGAAGGCATGCGATAGACGCTGCGCTGGCTCGGTTCTCGTGATCGTCAGAACGAAATTGCTGGCTTGTTTTGCGAGCCAA encodes the following:
- a CDS encoding type II toxin-antitoxin system RelE/ParE family toxin, with translation MDIRWTERASADALGIFDYIADQSLSYAESVYERVLNRPTQLTVHPQSGSVVPEFGRDDIRELYVYSFRLIYRIAEDEIRVLTVIHGSRKLGPEMLGEAEQ